AAAAAAAGACAAGGTCAAACTATCTGATTTGGAAAACTTCCCTTATCTCAGCTATGACCAAGGAACTCACAACTCCTTCTACTTTTCAGAGGAGATTCTTTCTCAAGAGCATCACAAGAAATCTATCGTAGTCAGTGACCGTGCCACCCTCTTTAATCTCTTGATTGGTTTGGACGGTTATACCATTGCAACAGGAATTTTAAACAGCAACCTCAACGGAGACAATATCGTTTCTATCCCACTGGACATTGACGACTCCATTGAGCTGGTCTATATCCAGCATGAGAAAACCAGTCTATCTAAGATGGGCGAACGCTTTATCGACTATCTACTAGAAGAAGTCCAGTTTGATAGTTGAGAAATAATAAGAACCAATATGTAGGCTAGCAACAACCTGCATATTGGTTCTTTTTACTTATAATTAAAAGTTTCTCCTGCCAACTTATCAGCTAACTTAGGGAAGAGGGTATAAAATCTGTGAGCTACATTGAGCAAAAAAGGAAGATTGAGTTCGCGTTTGTTTTTTCCTATAATTTTGACAATCTTTTTAGCCACTGTATCTGGTTCTAGTAGGAAACGGTCAACCGATTTGAGATAAGTTCCATCTGGATCGGCCTGGTCGAAAAATCCTGTACGGATTGGACCTGGATTGACTGTTGTCACATAGACTCCATAGGGCATGAGTTCGAGGCGAAGAGCATTTGAAAAACCAATCGCTGCAAACTTAGTCGCTGAGTAGAGACTAGACTTGCCAGTAGCGATTAAACCTGCCATGCTAACAATATTGATGATATGGCCTTTTCGGCTTTCTTTCATTCGAGCCGCAAGGCGACGAGATAGGTTCATCAGGGCAAAGGTATTGACCTCGAACATCTGATGAATATCTTGGTCAGAAATCTGGTCAAATTCCTCAAAAATTCCGTAACCAGCGTTGTTTATCAAGA
This window of the Streptococcus sp. 116-D4 genome carries:
- a CDS encoding SDR family NAD(P)-dependent oxidoreductase; protein product: MSTILITGASGGLAQEMVKLLPNDQLILLGRNKEKLVQLYGNHPHAELIEIDITDDSALETLVADLYLRYGKIDVLINNAGYGIFEEFDQISDQDIHQMFEVNTFALMNLSRRLAARMKESRKGHIINIVSMAGLIATGKSSLYSATKFAAIGFSNALRLELMPYGVYVTTVNPGPIRTGFFDQADPDGTYLKSVDRFLLEPDTVAKKIVKIIGKNKRELNLPFLLNVAHRFYTLFPKLADKLAGETFNYK